A part of Perca fluviatilis chromosome 15, GENO_Pfluv_1.0, whole genome shotgun sequence genomic DNA contains:
- the xpnpep3 gene encoding xaa-Pro aminopeptidase 3: protein MLPSTSTLVRAAAKLLPRRNWSRGCVWCPCRNISVKPGGLKPKTVPPRYLGQPSPYTHPHLIKHGEVTPGLSQTEYELRRHRLASLIEAQSDRLGPSASSSTHVVIVLSHPTRYMTNDIPYPFHQNQDFLYLSGILEPDSALVLYGKGRPDQAILFVPRRDPGRELWDGPRSGKDGAAALTGIERVHSTEELGVVLKCLKGTVLWYDSSQPAHPRLHQTHVVPLLEAGSMPHSLRPLVHSLRAIKSSAEVALMQEAGHITAQAFRRTMALSQGDVDEAVLFAKFDFENRIHGANFLAYPPVVAGGNRANTLHYINNNQIIKDGEMVLLDGGCEYFGYVSDITRTWPVNGKFSPAQAELYEAVLEVQRSCLSLCSAGVSLDHIYSTMLALLGRQLRRLGIVKASTSDADVLKAARRYCPHHVGHYLGMDVHDTPELSRSQPLQPGMAITIEPGLYICQDNDQVPERFRGLGVRIEDDVVIQDKGGPLILSSDAPKTIADVEKACAQR from the exons GATGCGTCTGGTGCCCGTGCAGAAACATTTCTGTGAAACCAGGAGGGTTGAAACCAAAGACCGTTCCACCTCGGTACCTGGGCCAGCCCAGCCCTTACACTCATCCACACCTCATCAAACATG GTGAGGTGACTCCAGGCTTGAGCCAGACAGAATACGAGCTCCGCAGACACCGGCTGGCCTCACTTATCGAGGCCCAGTCAGACAGGCTGGGACCCTCTGCCTCCTCTAGCACCCATGTGGTCATCGTGTTGTCCCATCCGACCCGCTACATGACCAATGACATCCCTTATCCCTTCCACCAGAACCAG GATTTTCTCTACCTCAGTGGCATCCTAGAGCCTGACAGTGCTCTGGTTCTTTATGGGAAAGGACGACCAGACCAGGCCATCTTGTTTGTCCCCCGCAGAGACCCGGGGAGAGAGCTGTGGGACGGGCCCCGTTCAGGGAAGGATGGGGCGGCTGCTTTGACCGGCATAGAGAGAGTTCATAGCACAGAAGAACTAGGTGTTGTGCTCAAGTGCCTTAAAG GCACTGTGCTGTGGTACGACAGTTCTCAGCCCGCCCACCCTCGGCTCCACCAGACCCATGTGGTCCCCCTGCTGGAGGCGGGGTCGATGCCGCACTCTCTCAGGCCCCTCGTACACTCTCTTAGGGCCATCAAGAGCTCAGCAGAGGTAGCGCTCATGCAAGAAGCAGGTCACATCACAGCACAG GCTTTTAGGAGGACGATGGCTCTGTCTCAAGGAGACGTAGATGAAGCCGTGCTCTTTGCTAAG TTTGATTTTGAGAATCGGATCCATGGCGCCAACTTCCTGGCCTATCCCCCTGTTGTTGCTGGTGGGAATCGAGCCAATACTCTGCACTACATAAACAACAACCAGATTATCAAG GATGGTGAAATGGTGCTGCTCGATGGTGGTTGTGAATACTTTGGTTACGTCAGTGATATCACTCGAACATGGCCAGTGAATGGAAA GTTCAGTCCTGCCCAGGCGGAGCTGTACGAGGCCGTCCTGGAGGTCCAGCGCTCCTGTTTGTCTCTGTGCTCAGCGGGCGTCAGCCTGGATCACATCTACAGCACCATGCTGGCTCTGTTGGGACGACAGCTCAGGCGGCTAGGCATCGTCAAGGCCAGCACCAGCGACGCTGATGTATTAAAG GCTGCACGACGGTACTGCCCCCACCACGTTGGCCATTACCTGGGCATGGACGTCCACGACACTCCTGAGCTGTCCCGCTCACAACCTCTACAGCCAGGAATGGCCATCACTATCGAACCAG GGTTGTACATCTGTCAGGACAATGACCAGGTGCCAGAGCGCTTTCGCGGCCTGGGCGTCAGGATTGAGGATGATGTGGTGATCCAAGACAAGGGAGGCCCTCTGATCCTGTCCTCTGATGCACCCAAGACCATCGCTGATGTAGAGAAGGCCTGTGCCCAGAGATAG